In the Cydia fagiglandana chromosome 14, ilCydFagi1.1, whole genome shotgun sequence genome, one interval contains:
- the LOC134670815 gene encoding uncharacterized protein LOC134670815, giving the protein MKTGLQTGIVVGSKTRVRCIYCDVFIPKANKCIEQHTNGVKHKENIELMSENGISLTNEVLHCKPCQVNLTEGESVSKHIDGDSHANWMAAIEDLVDGEFINIDDYLSCDRDDVTCEVCDITLSCTLESIQDHVNSFNHRAKTVDRLKPLNGIFRVDNDAEVWCKICDAYIDNTVQGILDHIDDNESHMQWFTDIEDLIEDQDISIEDYLANEHEMNAFCNKCNVHIPCTVNKIEEHVYSESHLNQFS; this is encoded by the coding sequence atgaaaactggATTACAGACGGGGATCGTCGTTGGCTCCAAGACGCGGGTTCGTTGCATCTACTGCGATGTGTTTATACCAAAGGCAAACAAATGTATCGAGCAGCATACTAACGGCGTAAAACATAAAGAGAATATCGAGCTAATGTCCGAGAACGGTATAAGCCTAACAAACGAAGTGTTGCACTGTAAACCTTGCCAGGTGAATCTTACTGAGGGGGAATCGGTGTCAAAACATATAGATGGAGATTCGCATGCGAATTGGATGGCCGCTATAGAAGACCTCGTGGACGGTGAGTTTATCAATATAGACGACTATTTATCGTGCGACAGAGATGATGTAACATGCGAAGTTTGCGATATAACGTTAAGTTGTACTCTGGAGAGTATACAGGATCATGTGAACTCCTTCAATCACAGAGCCAAAACTGTGGACAGGCTTAAACCGCTCAATGGTATATTTCGAGTTGATAATGACGCCGAAGTGTGGTGCAAAATATGTGATGCATACATTGATAACACAGTGCAAGGCATCCTGGATCACATTGATGATAACGAGAGTCACATGCAGTGGTTCACAGACATCGAAGACTTGATTGAAGACCAGGACATTTCTATAGAGGACTATCTTGCTAACGAACATGAAATGAACGCATTTTGTAATAAATGCAATGTCCATATTCCATGCACTGTTAATAAGATTGAAGAACATGTGTACAGTGAATCTCATCTTAATCAATTCAGTTAA